The DNA window ATTTCCATTACTATTATAgttattattactattagaaACTTCACCTTCATTTTGCAATAAACCGAGGCTCAACGACGACATTACCCTTTGTATGTCACATTGTTGAATCTGTTGAATCTCCGACCACATAAAAGGCTCGTCATTGTGAAGAAACTCGCTCCAATCAAAGTTAGGATTAACTTGAGCTTGTGAGGTTTTGCACGAATACGAAATCGGCGAACTTAGCCTTGTTAAATTAGAGGAACATGATGAAGAAGTTGAAGATGCAACTTCATTTAAAACATATTGTTGTTGGAAACTCTCTTGGTTTGTGAATTGGTGGTGATATTGAACTTGCTCCTCTTTTGGATGCTCCAAAATTGAGTTGTTATTGGCAAAATTCATTTGGTTTTGAGTGGTTATTGTTGTGAGGGTACTAATGCTTCCTAAATCAGAGAGAACTTGTGAAACTGGCTTATGAGTTACTGGATCAATTCCCATTTTCATAAGCTTCTTTCTTAGTTTTGTGTTCCAATAATTCTTCACATCATTGTCTGTTCTTCCAGGTAGTCTTTTTGCAATTAAGGACCATctacattaataaaaaaattaactaatttCACTATTTTATTAAAGGGTTAATTATGTTTGTGGTCtccaaaatatttcaaaattcgaTTTTAGTTCTTCAAATTTTTTTTCTGATAATAATGGTCCTTTAAAACCTTTTATCTCAAATTTTAGTCTCGGTCTAAAGTTTTGCACATTCTTCCTTAAGTAGAAAAGTGTGTGAAAATTTACCATTGAAATCAGAGACTAAAAATGAAGATGAAAAAAATTAGGGAACCATTAGTGAAAGCAAAATTTTTGGACTAAATTCAAATTTAAGATATTTAAGAAACTACTAACATA is part of the Vicia villosa cultivar HV-30 ecotype Madison, WI linkage group LG2, Vvil1.0, whole genome shotgun sequence genome and encodes:
- the LOC131647302 gene encoding transcription factor MYB35, with the protein product MGRPPCCDKTNVKRGLWTPEEDAKILAYVANHGIGNWTLVPKIAGLNRCGKSCRLRWTNYLRPDLKHDSFTPQEEELIITLHAAIGSRWSLIAKRLPGRTDNDVKNYWNTKLRKKLMKMGIDPVTHKPVSQVLSDLGSISTLTTITTQNQMNFANNNSILEHPKEEQVQYHHQFTNQESFQQQYVLNEVASSTSSSCSSNLTRLSSPISYSCKTSQAQVNPNFDWSEFLHNDEPFMWSEIQQIQQCDIQRVMSSLSLGLLQNEGEVSNSNNNYNSNGNDKQGGSSEGFDAVACVASKEYEMNKQCEGHSFSGNEFVDGILDKDSEIRATFPEFLDASFDY